One Rhinoraja longicauda isolate Sanriku21f chromosome 18, sRhiLon1.1, whole genome shotgun sequence DNA segment encodes these proteins:
- the LOC144602367 gene encoding oncoprotein-induced transcript 3 protein-like, with translation MIVCAPRMLVANLPDDRLQLNDASCNVTGNSTHLLLIIPLLGCGTVLLEDKSHYIFTNKIFSRSRDKISEQPNWVMVPLMCKFLRSTNASEEAKVQKSTLDKVFRVDSFEIQFSKEFNSSWWAAGPDSPFNTTTKDHLYISIVANSNKSSCSLHVESCQISEQHNSSAGVTLFKHGDSCLRYSAVEEHQTENQKERVYSVKLSSLPWHTAQVFVTCSVLLCAHAPSPYPCTQGCVPGTAPWTVQLALQQVRAGPVHITKEIDLGANYAVITVGLSLAGAVVYIVLILLKRSFVGLYYRGDVRSSRSRRF, from the exons ATGATTGTGTGTGCCCCAAGAATGTTGGTGGCAAACCTACCGGACGATCGCTTGCAGCTCAACGATGCTTCCTGTAACGTCACTGGCAATAGCACTCATCTGTTGCTAATCATTCCCCTCTTGGGGTGTGGCACTGTGTTACTG GAAGATAAATCCCATTACATCTTCACAAATAAAATCTTCAGTCGGAGCAGAGATAAAATTTCAGAGCAGCCGAATTGGGTAATGGTCCCGTTGATGTGCAAGTTCCTTCGATCCACCAACGCTAGTGAAGAGGCCAAGGTGCAGAAGAGTACCTTGGACAAGGTCTTCAGGGTCGACAGCTTTGAAATACAGTTCAGCAAAGAGTTCAACTCGAGTTGGTGGGCAGCGGGCCCAGACTCCCCGTTTAACACCACCACCAAGGACCATTTATACATCAGCATCGTTGCCAACAGCAACAAGTCTTCCTGCTCGCTCCACGTGGAGTCTTGTCAGATATCAGAGCAACACAATTCTTCAGCAGGAGTCACTCTCTTCAAACACGG AGACAGCTGTCTACGTTACAGCGCAGTGGAGGAACATCAGACCGAAAATCAAAAAGAGAGAGTATACTCTGTCAAACTATCTTCTTTACCGTGGCACACTGCCCAG GTGTTTGTCACTTGCAGTGTGCTGCTCTGTGCCCATGCACCCAGCCCCTACCCATGCACACAGGGGTGTGTTCCTGGCACTGCCCCGTGGACGGTCCAATTAGCCCTGCAACAGGTCAGGGCTGGACCAGTGCACATCACAAAGGAGATCGACTTGG GTGCTAATTATGCTGTCATTACAGTCGGGCTGTCGTTGGCAGGCGCCGTGGTCTACATCGTTTTGATCCTGTTGAAGAGATCATTTGTAGGACTATACTACAGAGGAGACGTTAGATCTTCCCGATCCAGGCGATTCTGA